The Coffea arabica cultivar ET-39 chromosome 6e, Coffea Arabica ET-39 HiFi, whole genome shotgun sequence genome contains the following window.
actttttttctataaaatataagatcatgacctttacaaatgaatcttgtaaataaactatagtctctcatatttgtaatgtaatttgttcaataaaattacttacttagttctaacttattattttatagtgtgtgtataaaaaaaaataaaaaatatatatgcggggcggatcgggtacccgcgggtttttaattatgtgaccctaaCCCGCGCCCGCATCTTAGCGGATACCCGACCCTCTTTTGacccgatcaaataataaaaatcggatatcctaattttcggatcggatcggatcggatatGACGGGTTTTCGGGTTAGcggataattttgcccacccctagtaCAAATAGTCCTATAGACTGCAATTGCATACATATTTTGTGATCTTTTCCCTTGAGCAAAATTTTATGCAATTGTTCCGACAAAGAAACTGGGAATTCCCACCCCTTCATAGAATTTGGCAACATGTTTTAACAACACCAACTACCTCATTTAAGGCACAATTCTCGTTCTTAAATGGGAAATAAATGTACGAAAGAAAGAGCTTTCGATTGCTACTCAGTTTTGACTGTAGCATCCCTCTTTCTCTCATTTCGAACCTTTGGGGGAAGAAATTAAGACCAACTAACCCTGTCCGCGAATTCCTTATGGCTTCTTCCGTTTTCTTGTACGCTATCATCTGCTTTAATCGTACTAATTTACACTCACCCAAGGCCATTTTCTGCATACCCACATTATTAGCCTTATTCACCACTACTTGTATTCTCTTCTATATCTGCTCCACTTCCAATTATCTCTTGGTTTTTCCATCTCAAAGCCATGTTCGTGTCAAACAATCTTCAGCAACTGGGATGCTCTCTATCTCAAGCTCAACTTCTCGGAATCAAAGACAGACCAAGTTATCCGCACCTGGGGCATTTTCCAACTCAACAGGAGTTACAGGACTGGTCAACTTATCTGTTGTCGGGCTTCCAACCCCATTTGAGTACCAGAAAATTTCTCATTTTGCCGTGGATGATGCTCTGGAAAATACTAGGCTAGGGAAATCTGAAATGATATCAAGTGGTGAGTAaagtgatgatttttttttttttttttggattaaaaaGTTTACTATTTGAATTGTGGCTTGTGGGCTTAAGGACTTTTCTCTAGTTTGTTTCTTTTGCTGGATACGAAGTTTCAAGGAAAAAACTTATGGATAGTTTTGCCATATGGATTTTGTCAggttttgttgattttgaagcATAAAGAAATATTGAACTATTTATTCCCTTTCCAGATGTACGGAAGAAACAGAGCAAACCGGAAGAGCAACTTCTAAATAAGAATAAAGATGCTATGCAAAAGAAAATCATCTCAAGTTATTTATCGCTGCTCCAATTATATAATCTCAAATTGAGTGAGTTTTCTTGAGAAATATGGAGAGGAAGAAATAAAGGAGAGGACATGATTGAAATGAGGACGCTTGGATAAGATGAGGCGACCAATAATGGGGAGAGAGTTAGGCAAGGAACAACCTGAAGGTGGGCTCTGCTCTACACTGTCtgagttggaaaaaaaaaaaaggtgctcagagagagagagagagtttctaTAAGGGTTTGATTGAAAATATGGCCCCAAAATGTTCATTGTTTAATGTTTTTTGGGCTGTTACATTTGATTTCCATCATAGGGAAGTTTAAGGATGAGCTCTAGTTTGATACTATTGCCTAAGCAATTGCAATATGGGTAGTGGGGAAAGGGGAACTTCTAGCAATATATCATCTTTAGAGGTGATGAATTTTAGTCCATTATTACAATGGAGTAGACCCTgctatgattttatattttccaCGATATGAGAAACAGACACAAGCCCATTGGTATCTGTAAACGTTGTATGATTTATCTTGTTGAATACAATTTTGATATCACAGACAAAAAGAGCCCTGGTAGATTTCTAGTATACTTCTCTTTGATCTTGTGTCTTATGCTGAAACCATCGATAGTAGAGATTTTTTTTCTATTGTGttataaagaaaaaagagaaccaAAATAAGAAATTGCAACAAGCAAACAAAGTTCTATGGGGTAAGAGAGGATGATTATGACAAAAATGGTGTACAGCCATAAAATTTACCAAGGTCTGTTGACTCTTGCTAAAGTTTTGTGCAATAATTAGTTCTTAACGTGCACACGTGGAAATCTTGGTTTTATGTTCAGGAAACTATGTGAATAACGAGGTGTTCCATGACAGAGATTTCTTTGTGGGGAACTATAGGCAAATGAACAGGAGTTTGAAGATATACGTCTATTCTTACAGAAGTGACGATCCTTTTGCTAATATCCTGTTGCCTGTGAATTTTGAACCTGGGGGTAATTATGCCAGTGAGAGCTATTTCAAGAAGGTTCTTATGATCAGCCATTTCATTACAAAGGATCCTTCCAAAGCTGATCTCTTTTTTCTGCCCTTCTCGATTGCAAGATTGAGGCATGATCCAAGAGTTGGGATTCGTGGCATCCAAGACTTCATCAGAAACTATATATCTAACATCAGTCATGAGTACCCTTACTGGAATCGAAGTGGAGGTGCTGACCATTTTTATGTTGCTTGTCATTCTGTTGGACGGTCTGCCATGGAGAAAACGATTAAAGTTAAGCTCAATGCCATCCAAGTTGTATGCTCTTCCAGCTACTACGTATCAGCTTATGTTCCCCACAAAGATGCATCCTTGCCGCAGATTTGGCCAAGGCAAGGCGATAATCCAGATATTGCATCATATGAAAGGTGAGCAAAACATTTAATTACCTTACTTCATTTCAGTGGATGTGTTTCAGTAGAGTTATCCTGGCTTTATTTCTAGTGTCTGATATCTGGAGATCTTGACGTATACAGGCATGATAATCTCCAAAGTGTAAATTTGCCAAATAAACCTGTTCCAATAGCCGAGTAGAACTTAGAATCCATCTATACGAAACAATCACATAAAGcatgaaacaaaaggaaattgtagatatttgaatttgtaagtgTCTGATCAGGCAAGTTATTTGAAATGAGTGGGAGCTTAGTGGAAGCTTATTATGTTTCTTTGATATTTTATTATATGAAACATatcttttgcaaaatttttcaaCTGTCATCATTCTTCTGGCTTCATGAATAAGAATGAATTTCAGGAGAACGCTGGTGTTTTTTTCTGGATCATTAAACTCCCCTGTACGGGAAAATCTTCTTCGCGTATGGGGAAACGATACAGAGATTTCTGTCCACACTGGCCACCTTGAAAAACCTTACACAGAGGAGCTTCTAAGCAGCAAATTCTGCCTTCATGTTAAAGGCTTCGAGGTGAACACGGCTCGTATCAGTGATGCACTATACTATGGGTGCGTCCCAGTGATAATTGCCAACCATTATGATCTTCCTTTTGCTGACGTACTGAATTGGAAGAGCTTCTCTGTTGTTGTTGCCACTTTAGATATACCAAAACTGAAGAAGATTCTCCAAGGCATAAGTACTGATGAATATCTTGTCCTGAAAAACAATGTCATCAATGTTAGAAAACATTTCCAGTGGCATCTTCCACCCTTTGATTATGATGCATTTTACATGGTCATGCATGAGCTATGGCTCAGACGAAGTTCCTTGAGGGTTTCGGGTGATTTTTAGTAAATGAAGCGGTTAAATACTTTGTTTTACAACTGAGTCTTGTTAGTTTAGTTATCTGGTGCTTGCAGTCCCTTGCTTCTGTTCATTCATTTGCTTCTGTTCACATGTAAAGCTAATCTTCATTATATTCGTCGACTTTGTTAACCTCTAATCCATCAATCCCCAGAATTGCAAGTACCAAATCCACATTACTTTTCTTAGTACCATTAGAAAATTGATTTTTTCTTGAATTGGATGGACATTTTGGATGGACATGAGAGGGGTCAATACTTTATTTATGGTTTTCCCTCTTTCATTGTAAAACTTCAGGAATCAGCATTATACGTGCAGCGCTTTTCTGGTAATAACTTGGATCGGAACCAATTTGATATATAATAGGGAAATTATCTAAGGAAATGGCACTCCGTCATTTCATAATTATACTCGGTTATCTTCTttttcacagaaagtgaatatatgattgaaaaaaaaaaaagaaggtaacgagtctttcattataaaaaagagggttaattccactttatcccccaaactttggacgattacccactttagtttctaaatttcaaaatgggacacttaaatccctaaactctTATAAAATGAGACACTTCTACTACCACGACATTCAAGATTCTGTTAATAATTTTCCTTAATTGGGagatatttataagtttagggacttaagtgtcccattttg
Protein-coding sequences here:
- the LOC113691447 gene encoding probable glycosyltransferase At3g07620 translates to MYERKSFRLLLSFDCSIPLSLISNLWGKKLRPTNPVREFLMASSVFLYAIICFNRTNLHSPKAIFCIPTLLALFTTTCILFYICSTSNYLLVFPSQSHVRVKQSSATGMLSISSSTSRNQRQTKLSAPGAFSNSTGVTGLVNLSVVGLPTPFEYQKISHFAVDDALENTRLGKSEMISSGNYVNNEVFHDRDFFVGNYRQMNRSLKIYVYSYRSDDPFANILLPVNFEPGGNYASESYFKKVLMISHFITKDPSKADLFFLPFSIARLRHDPRVGIRGIQDFIRNYISNISHEYPYWNRSGGADHFYVACHSVGRSAMEKTIKVKLNAIQVVCSSSYYVSAYVPHKDASLPQIWPRQGDNPDIASYERRTLVFFSGSLNSPVRENLLRVWGNDTEISVHTGHLEKPYTEELLSSKFCLHVKGFEVNTARISDALYYGCVPVIIANHYDLPFADVLNWKSFSVVVATLDIPKLKKILQGISTDEYLVLKNNVINVRKHFQWHLPPFDYDAFYMVMHELWLRRSSLRVSGDF